A region from the Thermoplasmata archaeon genome encodes:
- a CDS encoding GTP cyclohydrolase I FolE2: MTLKCDLQYGKGDAEYKLTRVGVKGVRKPILVQREGINGTLNHILNCSIDIYVDLPGDQKGSHMSRNVEVLNEIVEESVKKPITAIEDVAADICRKLMVHHEYAKEGEVHIEAEYFRASKTPLGKDTFESYTLLSGGHIERDGEITKMVGVEVIGMTACPCGQQTVTEMLEIQSEHPVMTHNQRNVVTLMVYLPEDRSVEANDLIDLVEASFSSPTYELLKRPDEGQVIINAHSNTKFVEDVVRAVLDNFVKKYPDLPDDVFVDVISDSEESIHKHDAFAEREATLGELRQENQ; encoded by the coding sequence ATGACGCTCAAATGTGATCTTCAGTACGGCAAAGGGGATGCTGAGTACAAGCTTACCCGTGTTGGAGTCAAAGGTGTACGCAAACCCATCCTCGTCCAGAGGGAGGGAATTAACGGTACGCTCAACCATATCCTGAACTGCAGCATCGACATCTATGTCGACTTGCCCGGGGACCAGAAAGGCTCCCATATGTCAAGGAACGTAGAGGTACTGAACGAGATCGTGGAGGAGTCCGTCAAGAAACCCATCACGGCCATCGAGGATGTGGCCGCAGACATCTGCAGGAAGCTCATGGTCCACCACGAGTATGCGAAAGAGGGTGAGGTTCACATCGAGGCAGAATACTTCCGTGCATCCAAGACGCCTCTTGGGAAGGATACATTCGAGTCGTATACGCTCCTGTCAGGAGGACATATCGAGCGTGACGGGGAGATCACGAAGATGGTCGGAGTCGAGGTCATAGGGATGACCGCATGTCCCTGCGGACAGCAGACGGTCACCGAGATGCTGGAGATTCAGAGCGAGCATCCTGTTATGACTCACAACCAGAGGAATGTGGTCACTCTGATGGTTTATCTGCCCGAGGACAGGTCTGTGGAAGCCAACGATCTGATCGACCTTGTGGAAGCATCCTTCTCGTCGCCAACATACGAGCTTCTGAAGAGGCCGGACGAGGGACAGGTCATCATCAATGCACACTCCAACACGAAGTTCGTGGAGGACGTCGTCAGAGCCGTTCTGGACAACTTCGTCAAGAAATATCCTGACCTTCCGGATGATGTGTTTGTAGACGTCATCAGCGATTCAGAGGAATCCATCCACAAGCACGACGCATTCGCAGAGAGGGAAGCGACACTTGGCGAGCTCCGTCAGGAGAACCAGTGA
- a CDS encoding NAD(P)H-nitrite reductase yields MAKKIIVIGSGAAGMTAASTARAKDPECEITVFTEDEDVAYSPCAIPWGIEGKSNWTDIVMHTPDFYEKERGIKVFTKTAVESVDDAAKTVTAGGKAYAYDSLVIATGGKVFVPPIEGTNLKNVFIVRTVRDGKNIQKALKDAKNVVIGGAGVIGLELAVAFKDMGKDVTVVEMMNQVIPRIADKDMADDIQKHLEDMGIKFVMKAPIQAVNGTDKVTSVTADGKEYPCEVMIFATGVRANLDIPKALGFDIGQLNAVIVAPTLQPYKRGRLVPDIYVAGDLVQCESAVMNGATMSQLGSTAVKQGAVAGNNAVCKDKKLFGPVASPWVSFIGEKQIAGTGLSQGLASWYGVDVAEGKAKGLTRARYYPGGKELIVKVLADRTSHRIIGAQIIAGEEATGRIDWLTSAVINGITAEDFLVRSENAYCPPTSMVKDVVISAVEDLCRNLAQ; encoded by the coding sequence ATGGCTAAGAAAATCATTGTAATCGGTTCAGGAGCCGCAGGAATGACAGCGGCCTCTACCGCCAGGGCGAAAGACCCTGAATGCGAGATCACGGTCTTCACAGAAGACGAAGATGTCGCATACTCCCCTTGCGCTATCCCGTGGGGTATCGAGGGGAAGAGCAATTGGACCGACATAGTCATGCACACCCCCGACTTCTACGAGAAGGAGCGCGGGATAAAGGTGTTCACAAAGACTGCTGTCGAATCCGTGGATGATGCTGCCAAGACCGTCACAGCAGGCGGAAAAGCATACGCATACGACTCACTTGTGATCGCAACCGGAGGAAAGGTATTCGTTCCACCTATCGAAGGCACCAACCTGAAGAACGTCTTCATCGTGAGGACGGTCAGGGACGGAAAGAACATCCAGAAAGCACTGAAAGATGCGAAGAATGTCGTCATCGGAGGAGCAGGCGTCATCGGACTCGAGCTCGCTGTGGCATTCAAGGATATGGGGAAGGACGTCACCGTCGTCGAGATGATGAATCAAGTCATCCCCCGTATCGCGGACAAGGACATGGCCGACGACATCCAGAAGCACCTCGAGGATATGGGAATCAAATTCGTGATGAAAGCCCCCATCCAAGCAGTCAACGGTACGGACAAAGTCACCAGCGTCACAGCGGATGGCAAGGAGTACCCCTGCGAGGTCATGATATTCGCGACCGGCGTCCGTGCCAACCTCGACATCCCCAAGGCCTTGGGATTCGATATCGGACAGCTCAACGCCGTGATCGTAGCACCCACACTCCAGCCTTATAAGAGGGGCAGACTCGTCCCCGATATCTATGTGGCCGGAGATCTGGTGCAGTGCGAATCTGCCGTCATGAACGGAGCGACCATGAGTCAACTCGGATCCACCGCAGTCAAGCAGGGAGCCGTGGCAGGAAACAACGCCGTCTGCAAGGACAAGAAGCTCTTCGGACCGGTCGCCAGCCCATGGGTCAGCTTCATCGGCGAGAAGCAGATCGCCGGTACTGGACTCTCACAGGGGCTCGCATCTTGGTATGGTGTCGATGTCGCAGAAGGAAAGGCGAAGGGTCTCACCCGTGCAAGGTACTATCCTGGCGGAAAGGAACTCATCGTCAAGGTCCTCGCAGACAGGACATCCCACAGGATCATCGGAGCTCAGATCATCGCAGGAGAGGAAGCGACCGGCCGTATCGATTGGCTGACGTCCGCCGTCATCAACGGAATAACCGCTGAGGACTTCCTCGTCCGCTCCGAGAACGCCTACTGCCCGCCTACATCCATGGTAAAGGACGTCGTCATCTCTGCAGTGGAAGACCTCTGCAGAAACCTCGCACAGTGA
- a CDS encoding TIGR01210 family radical SAM protein — protein MKEKRSPSELEACWKEGDMAGGEKVRAMVMIMRTNGCCWVKHGGCTMCGYREASLMNVTPDDLLKQLEQAKGKYKDEPFVKMYTSGSFLDDNEVPPQVRETIFDTFKDCKRLLFESRPEFITPDVVGSLPKNITVALGLESSDPEVLRTSVHKGFTPDDIKRAGELLKDNGLGVRTYLLLKPPFMTERMAIEDSVNSARFADHFSDEISVNPLNVQRATYVERLWKRGEFRSPWIWSLIEVFKQLHGTVNARLMSSPSGGGAMRGVHNCGECDQRALDAIEKFSYSQDIKDLNVTCKCISKWEAYMRSETILGSPADLERDFENELVLRM, from the coding sequence ATGAAAGAGAAGAGATCACCGTCGGAGCTAGAAGCCTGTTGGAAAGAGGGCGATATGGCCGGCGGAGAGAAGGTGAGGGCGATGGTCATGATCATGCGCACCAACGGTTGCTGTTGGGTGAAGCATGGGGGTTGCACCATGTGCGGATACAGGGAAGCCTCGCTGATGAATGTCACGCCCGACGATCTCTTGAAGCAGCTGGAGCAGGCCAAGGGCAAATACAAGGACGAGCCGTTCGTCAAGATGTACACCTCGGGAAGCTTCCTAGATGATAACGAGGTGCCCCCGCAGGTCCGCGAGACCATCTTCGATACTTTCAAGGACTGTAAGCGTCTCCTCTTCGAGAGCCGTCCCGAGTTCATCACACCGGATGTTGTCGGCAGTCTTCCGAAGAACATCACAGTTGCCCTGGGATTGGAGAGTTCCGACCCCGAGGTGCTCAGGACATCGGTCCATAAGGGATTCACGCCGGATGACATCAAGCGCGCGGGCGAGCTCCTGAAGGATAACGGTCTGGGGGTCAGGACGTACCTTCTCCTGAAGCCTCCTTTCATGACAGAGAGGATGGCGATCGAGGACTCTGTGAATTCTGCCAGGTTCGCCGATCACTTCTCGGATGAGATATCTGTCAACCCTCTAAACGTTCAGAGGGCGACCTATGTGGAGCGTCTTTGGAAGAGAGGGGAGTTCAGATCCCCATGGATCTGGTCGCTCATCGAGGTCTTCAAACAGCTTCACGGTACCGTCAACGCACGCCTCATGTCCTCACCTTCGGGAGGGGGAGCGATGAGGGGCGTCCATAACTGCGGAGAGTGCGATCAAAGGGCACTCGATGCGATAGAGAAATTCAGTTACTCGCAGGACATCAAGGATTTGAATGTGACCTGCAAATGCATCTCCAAATGGGAGGCGTACATGAGGTCCGAGACCATTCTCGGGTCACCCGCCGACCTTGAAAGGGATTTCGAAAACGAGTTAGTTCTTAGGATGTGA
- a CDS encoding 50S ribosomal protein L3, translated as MPQRRRPQKGSRAFGPRKRAQSQTPRLDSWPEISGAPKIQGFAGYKAGMTHAFVVDKRGKSTTSGMEIQVPVTVVEIPPMKIAAVRFYESSIVGLKTAGEVWAKDLDPLLDRRLNVPKNHEEATFARYDGLDIEDVRVLAYTQPKIVSGVPKKVPDLMELRIGGGTIDERVAYAKQILGTEVNFTDFAPEGALVDVIAVTKGKGFQGVTKRWGVKLLSHRNSKHRRGIGNLGPKRPGYVRSTVPGSGQMGYHQRTEFNKKVVKVGTDGAEVTPKGGFLNYGEVRNNYILVHGSVPGPTKRLIRFRDATRLPKKAETEALDVTYVSVESKQGA; from the coding sequence ATGCCACAAAGAAGACGTCCACAGAAAGGATCTAGGGCATTCGGCCCTAGGAAGAGAGCGCAGTCTCAAACACCGAGGCTTGACTCTTGGCCCGAGATCAGCGGAGCCCCTAAAATCCAGGGCTTTGCCGGATACAAGGCAGGAATGACACACGCGTTCGTCGTTGACAAGCGCGGAAAGAGCACCACCTCCGGAATGGAGATTCAGGTGCCCGTGACAGTCGTTGAGATTCCCCCGATGAAGATCGCGGCAGTCAGATTCTACGAGAGCAGCATCGTCGGTCTTAAGACAGCAGGAGAGGTCTGGGCAAAGGACCTCGACCCGCTTCTCGACAGGCGCCTCAACGTACCCAAGAACCACGAGGAAGCGACTTTTGCAAGGTATGACGGACTGGACATCGAGGATGTCCGTGTACTCGCCTACACCCAGCCCAAGATCGTCTCCGGAGTACCCAAAAAGGTACCCGACCTCATGGAGCTCAGGATCGGAGGAGGAACCATCGATGAGAGGGTAGCATACGCAAAGCAGATACTCGGTACCGAGGTCAACTTCACTGACTTCGCCCCTGAGGGAGCACTTGTCGATGTCATCGCAGTGACCAAGGGTAAGGGATTCCAGGGAGTTACCAAGAGGTGGGGAGTCAAGCTCCTGTCTCACAGGAACAGCAAGCACCGCCGCGGAATCGGTAACCTCGGTCCTAAGAGACCCGGATACGTCAGATCGACAGTTCCCGGATCCGGACAGATGGGATACCACCAGAGAACCGAGTTCAACAAGAAAGTCGTCAAGGTCGGTACCGACGGCGCAGAGGTAACCCCCAAGGGAGGATTCCTCAACTACGGAGAGGTTAGGAACAACTACATCCTCGTTCACGGCTCCGTACCCGGACCCACCAAGAGGCTCATCAGATTCAGAGATGCAACCAGGCTTCCCAAGAAGGCCGAGACCGAGGCATTGGATGTTACCTATGTCTCCGTCGAATCAAAGCAGGGGGCATGA
- a CDS encoding 50S ribosomal protein L4, with amino-acid sequence MATTNVYGVNGGVAGTVEVPEAFATPYRPDIIKKAVLAAAANGRQPYGPGARSGMRHAVSFRGKGTGSARNQRIHGLGKAGESPNNVSGRRAHPPLPERIWAQKVNKKEAKIARASALAATGCADCVKARGHQFDDNVSFPIVIEDSLNDVKETSAVIDLFEKIGIGYDLDRAKEGRKIRAGRGTMRNRKYRTPVSVLVVVADDERNAPIFKSAANIPGVTVEEVKTLNTSILAPGGDAGRLTVYTKAAIDAIGGWTQ; translated from the coding sequence ATGGCAACCACAAATGTTTATGGAGTAAACGGTGGAGTCGCTGGAACCGTCGAGGTCCCCGAAGCGTTCGCTACCCCCTACAGGCCTGACATCATCAAGAAAGCGGTCCTGGCTGCAGCAGCAAACGGCAGACAGCCCTACGGACCCGGAGCAAGGTCTGGAATGAGGCACGCGGTCAGTTTCCGCGGAAAGGGAACCGGATCTGCACGTAACCAGAGGATCCACGGACTCGGAAAGGCCGGAGAGTCACCCAACAACGTATCTGGAAGGAGGGCACACCCGCCACTCCCCGAGAGGATTTGGGCTCAGAAGGTCAACAAGAAAGAAGCAAAGATAGCACGCGCATCCGCACTCGCAGCAACAGGCTGTGCGGACTGTGTCAAGGCACGCGGCCACCAGTTCGACGACAACGTGTCCTTCCCCATCGTCATCGAGGATTCACTCAACGACGTCAAGGAGACATCCGCAGTCATCGACCTCTTCGAGAAGATCGGAATCGGCTACGACCTCGACCGTGCAAAGGAAGGACGCAAGATCCGTGCAGGAAGGGGAACAATGAGGAACAGAAAGTACCGCACCCCCGTCTCCGTATTGGTCGTCGTCGCTGACGACGAGAGGAACGCACCCATCTTCAAGAGCGCAGCGAACATCCCCGGAGTAACCGTTGAGGAAGTCAAGACACTCAATACCAGCATCCTTGCACCCGGAGGAGACGCAGGAAGGCTCACTGTCTACACCAAGGCAGCCATCGACGCTATCGGAGGTTGGACACAATGA
- the rplW gene encoding 50S ribosomal protein L23 yields MKQSDVLIRPFVTEKSTNHMTGTPTQDFKDGNKIEFIVNRNADKQMIKTVFEERFEVKVDKVWTRIQKDGKHAIIKLADGYSAEDVGMRVGVF; encoded by the coding sequence ATGAAGCAGAGTGATGTTCTCATCAGGCCGTTCGTCACTGAGAAGTCGACGAACCACATGACCGGAACCCCTACACAGGACTTCAAGGACGGAAACAAGATCGAGTTCATCGTCAACAGGAATGCTGACAAGCAGATGATCAAGACCGTCTTCGAAGAGCGTTTCGAAGTCAAAGTAGACAAAGTCTGGACAAGAATCCAGAAGGACGGAAAGCACGCCATCATCAAGCTCGCAGACGGATACTCTGCAGAGGATGTTGGTATGAGAGTCGGAGTCTTCTGA
- a CDS encoding 50S ribosomal protein L2: protein MGKRLIPMRRGRGTSLYRSPSHRHVDDVRLPAFSEGTAVIKDLIQAPGRTCPLAVLDVNGKTDYQLAVEGTKVGQTIVIGGTQVAAGNITALANIPEGTPVHNVEARPGDGGKFVKTAGSSGTVVSRGDKVMVLMPSGAIKEFSPNCRAAIGIVAGGGRGDKPLAKAGKNVLTLRSRSKAPFKTKGVAMNPVDHPHGGGSHAHVGGPNCQKRTASPGQKVGFLPPKKKIRM from the coding sequence ATGGGAAAAAGATTGATACCAATGAGAAGGGGTCGCGGAACCTCTTTGTACCGCTCACCCAGCCACAGGCACGTTGACGACGTCAGGCTCCCCGCATTCAGCGAGGGAACCGCGGTCATCAAGGACCTGATTCAGGCACCCGGAAGGACATGCCCTCTCGCTGTCCTCGATGTGAACGGAAAGACTGACTACCAGCTGGCGGTCGAGGGAACCAAGGTCGGACAGACAATCGTCATCGGCGGAACCCAGGTCGCAGCAGGAAACATCACAGCACTCGCGAACATCCCTGAGGGAACCCCCGTGCACAACGTCGAGGCAAGGCCCGGCGACGGTGGAAAGTTCGTGAAGACCGCCGGATCCTCCGGAACAGTCGTTTCGAGGGGAGACAAGGTCATGGTCCTCATGCCCTCTGGAGCCATCAAAGAGTTCAGCCCCAACTGCCGTGCCGCAATCGGTATCGTAGCTGGTGGCGGAAGGGGAGACAAGCCCCTTGCGAAAGCAGGTAAGAACGTTCTGACACTCAGGTCCAGGTCCAAGGCACCCTTCAAGACGAAGGGAGTCGCAATGAACCCTGTCGACCACCCCCACGGAGGAGGTAGCCACGCCCACGTCGGAGGACCCAACTGTCAGAAGAGAACAGCATCGCCTGGTCAGAAGGTAGGATTCCTGCCTCCTAAGAAGAAAATAAGGATGTGA
- a CDS encoding 30S ribosomal protein S19, which translates to MGKKIIAGSAKASRRKSRKKASAIQARRKKEFLFRGFTMEELLAMPFDEVLGLLPARARRTYLRGLNYEQQLLFDNLKDATAPVRTHRRDLPIIPQFVGKTVSVYNGREFKDVEIKPEMIGCFIGEFVQTRKLPVHSGPGVGATRSSKFMPLK; encoded by the coding sequence ATGGGAAAGAAGATTATTGCAGGATCGGCAAAAGCCTCGAGGAGGAAGTCCAGGAAGAAGGCATCGGCAATCCAGGCACGCAGGAAGAAGGAGTTCCTGTTCCGCGGATTCACGATGGAAGAGCTTCTCGCAATGCCTTTCGATGAGGTTCTCGGACTTCTGCCCGCTAGGGCCAGAAGGACATACCTCCGCGGCCTCAACTACGAGCAGCAGCTTCTGTTCGACAACCTGAAGGATGCAACCGCACCCGTCAGGACACACCGCAGGGATTTGCCTATCATACCCCAGTTCGTGGGAAAGACCGTCAGTGTATACAACGGTCGTGAGTTCAAAGACGTAGAGATCAAGCCCGAGATGATCGGTTGTTTCATCGGAGAGTTCGTCCAGACAAGGAAACTTCCAGTGCACTCCGGACCCGGAGTCGGTGCAACCAGGTCGTCCAAGTTCATGCCGTTGAAGTGA
- a CDS encoding 50S ribosomal protein L22, whose protein sequence is MVNSGYTAVADPDTTAKALGREMPVSPKFAREVAGMIRGMKVETAQQALEEVIEKKRPVPLKRYNKRVSHKAGVGPGRYPVKAAKAILGVLDSAAANAEYKGLDVSNMAIATISVSRGRVIPGHMPRAHGRATEWNQDTINVEVIIQEVE, encoded by the coding sequence ATGGTAAATTCAGGATATACTGCAGTAGCTGACCCCGACACGACCGCAAAGGCACTCGGAAGGGAGATGCCCGTCTCCCCCAAGTTCGCCCGCGAGGTCGCCGGAATGATACGCGGAATGAAGGTCGAGACCGCACAGCAGGCTCTCGAGGAAGTGATCGAGAAGAAGAGGCCCGTTCCCCTTAAGAGATACAATAAGAGAGTATCTCACAAGGCAGGAGTCGGACCCGGAAGATACCCCGTGAAGGCGGCAAAGGCAATCCTCGGAGTGCTCGACAGCGCAGCAGCGAACGCCGAGTACAAGGGATTGGACGTCTCCAACATGGCCATCGCGACGATATCCGTCTCCAGAGGACGCGTCATCCCCGGACACATGCCCAGGGCACACGGACGTGCAACCGAGTGGAACCAGGATACCATCAACGTGGAAGTCATCATCCAGGAGGTTGAGTGA
- a CDS encoding 30S ribosomal protein S3 translates to MAAERKIVAEHVRRVLLKEYLMKEVSRAGFGGLDVQRTPMGTRVILTTERPGLVIGRRGQTIKNLTQVIEEQFGFDNPQIEVQEVENASLNAQIMAEKLAFSLERGWHFRRAGHSTVRRIMDAGARGCYIIVAGKLSGQRHRTEKFKEGNIKFCGDTKAQFIEHGYAVAKLKMGVIGVTVEIMVKDAKMPADITVLNKTEAAAVLPDLFAAPKVEAPVEAETTEEVQ, encoded by the coding sequence ATGGCAGCAGAGAGAAAGATCGTTGCCGAGCACGTACGCAGGGTCCTGCTCAAGGAGTACCTCATGAAAGAGGTAAGCCGCGCAGGATTCGGAGGACTCGACGTCCAGAGGACACCCATGGGAACCCGTGTAATCCTCACGACAGAGAGGCCCGGGCTCGTCATCGGAAGGCGCGGTCAGACCATCAAGAATCTGACCCAGGTAATTGAGGAGCAGTTCGGCTTCGACAACCCTCAGATCGAGGTCCAGGAAGTCGAGAACGCAAGCCTCAACGCACAGATAATGGCTGAGAAGCTGGCCTTCTCCCTTGAGAGGGGATGGCACTTCCGCAGAGCAGGACACTCCACGGTCCGCAGGATCATGGATGCCGGAGCTCGCGGATGCTACATCATCGTGGCAGGAAAGCTCTCCGGTCAGAGGCACAGAACCGAGAAGTTCAAAGAGGGTAACATCAAGTTCTGCGGAGACACCAAGGCCCAGTTCATCGAGCACGGCTATGCCGTTGCAAAGCTGAAGATGGGAGTCATCGGAGTCACCGTCGAGATCATGGTGAAGGACGCGAAGATGCCCGCTGACATCACAGTCTTGAACAAGACTGAGGCAGCAGCGGTCCTTCCCGACCTCTTCGCCGCACCCAAGGTCGAGGCCCCTGTCGAGGCCGAGACGACCGAGGAGGTGCAGTGA
- the rpmC gene encoding 50S ribosomal protein L29, translating into MAALKTADIRNMSVEERNQKLKELRDELMHERGVSAMGGAPSSPGAIKALRLNIARILTVQKEEEKI; encoded by the coding sequence ATGGCAGCCCTTAAAACAGCAGACATCAGGAACATGTCCGTCGAGGAGCGCAACCAGAAACTGAAGGAGCTCCGCGACGAACTGATGCACGAGAGGGGAGTCTCCGCTATGGGAGGTGCACCCTCGAGTCCAGGAGCCATCAAGGCTCTCAGGCTCAACATCGCTCGCATCCTGACCGTCCAGAAGGAGGAGGAAAAGATCTGA
- the yciH gene encoding stress response translation initiation inhibitor YciH, giving the protein MAEICSVCGLPKELCMCEEIAREQQTVRISVDSRRYGKMVTVIDGIDENDIDIADLAKQLKNKCAAGGTYKDGRIELQGDHKKRVKAVLEEMGFRTEVR; this is encoded by the coding sequence ATGGCTGAGATTTGCTCAGTATGTGGATTGCCTAAGGAGCTGTGCATGTGCGAGGAGATCGCACGTGAGCAGCAGACTGTAAGGATCTCGGTCGACAGCCGCAGGTACGGAAAGATGGTCACAGTCATCGACGGGATCGATGAGAATGACATCGACATCGCGGACCTGGCAAAACAGCTGAAGAACAAATGCGCCGCCGGCGGAACATACAAGGACGGACGCATCGAACTCCAGGGGGATCACAAGAAAAGGGTGAAAGCCGTCCTGGAGGAAATGGGATTCCGCACAGAGGTAAGATGA
- a CDS encoding ribonuclease P protein subunit, giving the protein MRDNIFMRTEFIGLDVEVLSTPYSGITGKVVDETKNTFTIDSAGTERMVPKPGNEFRFTYEGKTIDIIGSRIVYRPEDRIKKVR; this is encoded by the coding sequence ATGAGAGATAATATCTTCATGAGGACTGAATTCATCGGTCTGGACGTGGAAGTGCTGTCTACACCATACTCGGGAATAACCGGTAAGGTGGTCGACGAGACCAAAAACACGTTTACCATCGATTCGGCCGGAACTGAGAGAATGGTACCCAAGCCAGGCAATGAGTTCAGATTCACGTATGAAGGCAAAACAATCGACATCATCGGATCAAGGATAGTTTACCGACCAGAGGACAGAATCAAAAAGGTTAGGTGA